Proteins from a single region of Halofilum ochraceum:
- a CDS encoding YjbH domain-containing protein has protein sequence MSLNAFQRACGPVVRLALLVAAGVPVCAHAAPAIDTAPGLSWQGYTGLFNIPHARVTPFGAMTAGYSTQVELAGEYITGSNYLLSLGLLPNLEINGRIATNNNSRNYFQNPSSDPGIRDLSFNAKFRLPTPDAWPNLAVGLQDPAGETQDFKAEYAVATERWGPVDISLGFGRSDSAIGRLDGAFGGVSWAATDWMDVIAEHDAHAANAGVRLHHATRLGDVPMRVDLDLQVASSASEQDGSFAGISLTVPLGGATEPDHGVFEPAESREDAAPEPGTETGAETGTDAAAGEADAAGGSAVSLESGSEDAADATDSAADDSEESAPAAEPLMDTTGRPPLPALIGRLQAHGFENISVGQTDDALVMRAENTVYNRNELDGLGVMLAQAVPAATERFERIRVVLLNVGVPVIGVEVPTQAWRCYLGRCEGEAPGAAAVRAGMRVFEPGGSEAEVNWRYRDESSSALRPRLILSPDVVTGVATEVGVLDYSLGLRAELRVPLWTGAQAVVSAVEPLTESEDFEEGAIFGDQALESGIRDIVLQQALPVGPAMAQLSAGRFRDDYYGALGEGVWQSADGHHRLSGRAGVFEDRRSDVDEERELALGSYRYYSPRFDAALEVTTGRFWGQDEGTMVESHHQFGDTTISLFYRRTVGEFVGIRATLPLTPRRDMDPSLFQVRGDPRWRYSLNTRVGEDRNVVSFATGDTLRRGSSLEQQFFNGDRLNAAYIRRHVPRMRDAAMMYE, from the coding sequence ATGTCACTGAACGCGTTCCAACGTGCCTGCGGGCCGGTTGTGCGCCTGGCCCTGCTTGTCGCGGCCGGCGTGCCGGTATGCGCGCACGCCGCGCCGGCGATCGATACCGCACCGGGGCTCTCGTGGCAGGGCTATACGGGGCTCTTCAACATCCCCCATGCACGGGTGACGCCGTTCGGCGCCATGACGGCGGGGTATTCCACGCAGGTCGAACTGGCGGGCGAGTACATCACGGGTTCCAACTACCTGCTCTCGCTGGGGCTGCTCCCGAACCTCGAGATCAACGGGCGCATCGCGACCAACAACAACAGCCGCAATTACTTTCAGAATCCTTCGTCCGATCCCGGGATCCGGGATCTCTCCTTCAACGCCAAGTTCCGTCTGCCGACACCCGATGCCTGGCCGAACCTGGCGGTGGGTCTGCAGGACCCGGCCGGCGAGACCCAGGATTTCAAGGCCGAGTACGCCGTCGCGACCGAGCGCTGGGGCCCGGTAGACATCAGCCTGGGCTTCGGGCGCAGTGACAGCGCGATCGGGCGTCTGGATGGGGCGTTCGGCGGTGTGTCCTGGGCCGCGACCGACTGGATGGACGTAATCGCCGAGCACGACGCGCACGCCGCGAATGCCGGCGTGCGCCTGCACCACGCGACGCGCCTCGGTGACGTGCCCATGCGTGTGGATCTCGATCTGCAGGTCGCGAGTTCGGCCAGTGAACAGGACGGGAGCTTTGCCGGGATTTCCCTGACGGTACCGCTCGGGGGCGCCACCGAGCCCGATCACGGCGTGTTCGAGCCTGCGGAATCGCGGGAAGACGCTGCGCCGGAACCGGGGACCGAGACAGGCGCGGAAACGGGGACGGACGCCGCGGCCGGCGAAGCCGATGCGGCGGGTGGTTCCGCTGTGAGCCTGGAATCGGGCAGCGAGGACGCGGCGGATGCAACGGACTCGGCCGCGGACGATAGCGAGGAGTCTGCGCCAGCGGCCGAGCCGTTGATGGACACGACCGGGCGCCCACCCCTGCCCGCGCTGATCGGCCGGCTGCAGGCGCACGGGTTCGAGAACATCAGTGTCGGGCAGACCGACGACGCGCTGGTGATGCGCGCCGAGAACACGGTCTATAACCGCAACGAACTGGATGGCCTCGGCGTGATGCTGGCGCAGGCGGTGCCGGCGGCGACGGAGCGTTTCGAGCGGATCCGGGTCGTGCTGCTGAATGTCGGCGTGCCGGTGATCGGTGTCGAGGTGCCGACGCAGGCCTGGCGTTGCTATCTCGGGCGCTGCGAAGGCGAGGCACCGGGGGCCGCGGCGGTCCGCGCCGGGATGCGGGTGTTCGAGCCGGGCGGCAGTGAGGCGGAGGTGAACTGGCGCTATCGCGACGAGAGCAGCTCGGCGCTGCGCCCGCGCCTGATCCTGTCGCCGGACGTGGTGACCGGCGTGGCGACCGAGGTCGGCGTGCTGGACTACTCACTCGGGCTGCGCGCGGAGCTGCGCGTGCCGCTGTGGACCGGGGCACAGGCGGTGGTGAGTGCGGTTGAACCGCTGACCGAGTCGGAGGATTTCGAGGAAGGCGCGATCTTCGGCGACCAGGCGCTGGAGTCCGGGATCCGCGATATCGTGCTGCAGCAGGCGCTGCCCGTCGGGCCGGCGATGGCGCAGTTGAGCGCCGGGCGCTTCCGCGATGATTATTACGGCGCCCTGGGTGAAGGCGTATGGCAGTCGGCGGACGGGCATCACCGTCTGTCGGGCCGCGCGGGTGTGTTCGAGGATCGGCGCAGCGATGTCGACGAGGAGCGGGAACTCGCGCTCGGCTCGTATCGCTATTACAGCCCGCGCTTCGATGCCGCGCTGGAAGTGACGACCGGGCGCTTCTGGGGCCAGGACGAGGGCACGATGGTGGAGTCGCATCACCAGTTCGGGGATACGACGATCAGCCTGTTCTACCGCAGGACGGTCGGCGAGTTCGTCGGCATCCGCGCCACCCTGCCCCTGACGCCCCGGCGCGATATGGATCCGAGCCTGTTCCAGGTGCGCGGCGATCCGCGGTGGCGGTACAGCCTGAACACCCGCGTGGGCGAGGACCGCAACGTCGTCAGTTTCGCGACCGGCGACACCCTGCGCCGCGGCAGCAGCCTGGAGCAGCAGTTCTTCAACGGTGACCGCCTCAACGCCGCCTACATCCGCCGCCACGTCCCCCGTATGCGCGACGCGGCGATGATGTACGAATAA